DNA from Drosophila suzukii chromosome 2R, CBGP_Dsuzu_IsoJpt1.0, whole genome shotgun sequence:
tcgtttattttttattatgcGTACAAAAAATTGTTGCATGCAGAATGGCGGGGGAGCGCTgttttgaatatttaaatcattttatttGCCACGCCACTTAGCGAGCGGCATTCAACGTCCGTGGCAGCAAAAAAGCGCCTGCAATTCTTTCTGCTTTCGCCTCGAAATCAATTATTTAGGCAAAATGTCAGCCAAATCTGTGCTCTGTTGTTCTGTGCTCACTGTTTGTGTCACGTTATGAATTTAGATTAAACAATTTAGACATCAGGCTGGATGTGCAACCTAACTGGAGGGAATTGAAATCAGTTCACGGCTCTGATCACCAATAAGTTAAACGTAAATCACTCACATATTGTGGAATACTTAAATATGCCTTCTCTTTAAAAGCTATTAATATATTATCCGATTTTTCAAATGAAGTTCCACTACGTTGGAGATTTTTTCATTTGTTCAGTACTGTATGGTTTCGATATGTtgtaattaatataaaaaagtttCTATATTGCTGTTCACAATTTATCTATTTTTGAGTTTTGCACTGGAATATTGCATTTCGCTTTACTTGGCTCCTAAATTAAAACCACAAAACTGTTAGAGAATCCCATAAAACTTTTAATTAAGCAACTGAAGGGAGCAAAACCGAAGCCAAACTATTTATTCGTCTGATTTatgattacatttttttttacaaattggCCCTAGTAACTAGGTAATTCACAATAAAAAGTTTAGTGTAAAAAACAATAATGCTTAATATAATTTATGTTCTTTATATTAGTTGGATATTTCATTGAACATACATTGTAATTGATTTAATGGGTTCCATTTATGCAATTGGTCTAATTAGTCAAAACATTAAACATCATTTAGATAACGCAACGTAGAGATTATTAAAAACGccaatatataatatattggTCAATTTACAAATAAGcctaaatatagaaaaattataaaaaagcAATGAAAACTATTCAAACATGTGGATTAAAAGGCAAACAGTTTTAAGAGATATTGTTCTTAATTACATGGTAATTTGTCTAAATAGTCAATTGGAACTCTTTAATATACAAATCGTCAATTCGAGCTTAATTTCGCTTAAGAACGTAATCGATTTTCGATGTGTTTGAGCAGGAAAACAAACGCTCCCATTTCATAGCAGTCCGGCAAGTGCCGAGCTATTTCAGACAATTATGCTCTGATTACACACGTTTTAGCTGCCATCGGACACCGTTCCGAATCCGGATCCAGGACAATTGTCCGCTCCAAGGGAGGAGGTCCTGCACCTTTGTTAATTGCAGTTGCAGGCGTCCTCTGGCCAATGAGCTGGCGGAAGCTCAAATGGCACTTGCTGTGCATTCAACATTAGTTCGTTAGCTCCGGCAAATGGTCAACAGCAAAAAGCCCTCGGGTCCAAGGAGCGGCGACCTCTTGGCCAGAAGTCAGCACGGCCAGCAAAAATGTCAACTTGAGGCGAAGAAAGGGCACAGACAAAGGCCCTTCTACATACATATAGTAAGGATTGGGGTGGCCAGGTGGGATGTGCGGGCAAAGGGTGAAGTATAACAAAAGAgctgaaaattaaaaagagACAAGCAATTAAAATGGCTTACAACCGGGCGAACAAGGGGGGTTAAATCGTGAATGGGAGGCGACACTTGAGGGAGGGGGGCGGGAATCAAAGAGCGGTAACAGCTGTAACtgtaattgttgttgctgctgcggcaTAATTGCCGACAGGATGCAACGCACGCGACCACTTCCGCTTGGCAGGCGCTTCATCCTCGGTGGCCCTTCCGGCCCTCGCCCCTTAACCCTCTGAGGTCCAAACATTGCTAAATGGACCCCGCAATTTATACAAGGCCTGcaattcttaaaaaaaatgcttAAATAACTTTTAGATATCCACATTGaaggtaatattttttaggcTAGCACGTATATTTTAATTCGTATTTTGGATTCAAAGGAAAAAAGGAGATTCTAGGTACTTTTTCATCCATTTTTTGGTATATACAAAAATGATATCTACCTCTTTTATTTTGGTAGTTCTAAAAGTCTACGAAAACAAGAATATATCCTCATATATTAAATCTATAATATTATTAGTAATATTATTAATACGTTAAAAAAAAAGGTGAGAGATGTTTGTCAGAatatttctttctttcttttttctaTACCAAAGGGTTAAATAATCCCCATCCAAGAGGCAGCAAAGAGACAGAATGGGTTTCCCGGCAACTCATAAGGCTGGCACATTTTACGTGCAAAATAAATGGCGAGCCGAGTGCAGCAGAAATTAATGGCAGTGCAAACAACAAAAGCCCTTTCTCCGCCTCTTTCTCCGGTCGAGACAGAGCTCAGTCCGCTGCACTTTGGACCCGGACCCGTACTCGTACCCGTAGCCGGATCCCCGGATTCCCGGAACCCGGAGAACCCCCGTTTCCTCATCGCTGTCTCTGCTGATGCGTAAGTTGTCAGTTGCTGAATGGCCAAGTCCGCTTGTCGGTCACCCTGATCCCCATCCCCAGCCCCATTGCCTCCTTCATCCGTACTCctctgaatctgaatctgaatctggGTCTGGCGTGGCTTTTACCACTGACCAGGACTTTGTATAATGTGCATACGCCCCGTAAGCCCGTAGGCGGTTTTACGCCATTGAGTGTTACTTCCGGTGTTAAGAAGCTGCTCCCCAAGTGCTGTGGCTAGAGCAATTACAACAATTGGTTGTTACAACGTGAACAGCCAGAAAtctgaaaaaaatataagctgGGATTACGGCGCACTCACGAAAAGACCATGTATCACTTACTGGATTACAAGGACTTAAGGTGTattaacaaaattttaattttaaataacttCTTTCTAGACGTCGCGTTATTTGTAAAAACAATCGTTCTTAACTGATTAATTATTTGATGCCTAAATGCTTAAGTTAAATATTATTGTATAAACAATATTTGATATTGGTTTAAAGGTCTCTGGAAGTcggttttatttataaattgattTTACATTTATTACTTATAACTAGATTACGTTCGGGGTATATTtgcataattattttaattttaaacatattGTAATTCCTCTGATTtataagattttaaaattataggTATATGTTTGATTGGATTTATAcgattttgttttatattctAGAATTTTCTATACGATTTTAGGCGATGTTTTAAGGAATGTTCTTTTTTTAAGACTTAACAAACTATAATTCCTTTTTGTGTATTACCTTAAAAAATCTGTAAGTATTTATAGAGATTTCGAAACTACCTTTGGAGTAATAATCAGTACCAGAGCATACCCTCGCATTCGCCCTGCTGCAACCCAAGAAGCCAGGGGGCATGGGTATGCGGGACCCATAATGAAATACATGGCATATGCGGAGACCCGGATCTGGCGAACAATGTGTGAATGCAACTCCACTCCACAGCCGGTCGTGGCTCCGGCATCCTGTGCACTCCGTCCGGATCCCCGCCGTCACGATGGCAATCATAATAATGGCACACAATTTAACAGCACTGCATATCGGAAGGAAATCTCGGTGGCCGCAATCTGTGCCTCTCGTCTTCGGGCGGCTGTGACTTGGACTTGGTCGACTCATTGCATTTGCCTACTTATGTACTCAGCCCGGTGGGCGGTGGAGGGGCGTGGCGACGGCACTGCACTGCAGACCGGTTAAATGGGTCACTTTGACCGCTGCACAAATGACAATTGCCGGTCAGCAAATCCTGGGGAATTGCTGCAGTTGTTGGCCCGGCTTAAATGCATATGCATTAACAGAATAAATTATGCATTTTTCGCACATAAAATTCTGTCGCAGTCGCCTTTCCCCTGAGTCTTTTCTGGTACATTGCCGTAGAGTCCTCTGAGTCATCATGACACAGTCCCAAGATTGCATAGGTTTCTCCCCATATTCATCTACCACGCAGTTATTAAAGTGTCACCCCGGCAAGCTGCAACCAGTGACGTCCTGCGAAGATTTGAGATGGTGGCCTACAGAATTCTAATAACCCACCAGACGTGTTGGCAGGGGTTCTATTTTTTGAGGACCACGGAATATAATCAAGACAATTCTGGGTAAATTCATTTCTAGCTTGCTAccttaaaattattaatttagaatttgttaatgaataaaatgttttcgaaaataaccccttttgttttaaatagttcacgatattttattttatgttttaaaattaattgaacAATGTTAAATATTCGTTgcattttttgaaatatttttttatgattttgtgTTGTTAAAGAAAAAAGCAATGGGTGTCGAACACGCACTGTTTAAATATTCCAAATAAAATGACTTATGGTGTTACTGAAAAGTTTACCTAAAAAGCTTAGAATTTAAAACACTTCAATTCGTTTACCCTTGTGTATAAAATATACCCCCGTCTGCTTCCAATTACTGCTCACCTGATATTGCCGCCACTGACCAGGGGGAAGAGGACTCTCTGATGGCTTGGTCATGGTCAGGCCGGAGTCACGGCTGCTGGCAGGCTCAAAGTCTCATTTCCCGGGCACTGTGCCTCGCCTATTCCTCCGACCGACGTGTTCAAGCCGAGGTCCGCTTTGATTGCAGTCACCAATTAGCGTAATATTCGCAATATGCTTTTGTCTGcgtattcatttttattatttttccttcGCTCTTTGAGACAGCAGCACGCCTAAGGGATACGAGGGGGATTGCCCAGTTTCCATTCCATGAATATTGGCCGGCAGTGTCATGGCAAAAAGTTTCCAGCACCAGATGGTTTTAATTGCTCCTCGGGATGTTTTTTGTCCAAGTCTTTGAAAATTAGtttaaagcatttgaacgcgAAGGCAAGCAACTAATTGATATTGCTTAATATTTATGGCTGACTGTTGGAGGGTGAGTGGAAATTGCAGTGCAATTAAACAAATGAAAACCCCGGAAATGCAAATTGGAGCAGAAACAGCGGTAGTTGTGGCAACAAAGTGCTCACTGAAACTGGAGAGTTGCATAGAAATTAGCCGAGTTGAATGTGTGTCATGCACTCAACTTAACAGCGGCAACGACAGGTGAGTGCCCTGAGATCCGCCCCAAACATGTTGGATTCTTCTGGAGCTGATAAGGCCGTCGTACACGTCATGCCTATGACCAACATGGCCGGCCCTCCAATCCGCTTCGATTTCGATTCGTTCATCCGCCATGACAGCACTGTGCACACGGTTTTCTTTGGCCGATTGTCCAGCGGCGATATCGTTCCGGTAGAATGTAAACAATGAGCGTTGTTGAGCCCGGACCTTATCAGTAAACAAACGGGGGAAAATAGATAGGGCGTTAAGCAATCGATATTCAGGTGGAATCACGCCGCCCAAAACCCAGCGATTAACAGATATAAAGGGCTTTAATGCTAAGCACACATTCCACGACGCAACTTAATGGTATCCTTAACCCTAGACATTCTTCACAAGTTCCCCTATATACACAAAGCCAGGGCAAAGAGAGCTACTCCTCATCCTTGATGCAGTTCTCGACCAGGTTCCGGAGGTTGGGATTTTCCATGGCCGCTGCGATGCGCTCCTTGTCATTGATTTGCTTGTTGACTATggaaacaaatatattttgttaaGTTCGTATACATTTCTGGTGTCTTGCAAGTCAAACTCACTTTCTTCCTCCGTTTGATGGGCTCCTTTTTTGATGAATATGTCAAGTTTTATGTTGTGCGGCAATCCACGTTCCACTTTCACGCGTATACAGAGTCCGATAAGCGTGGCCAGCGAGCAATGTGGCACTGTGGGATTGAACTCGATACGAACCTGAAATAATTACAAAAGAATAAATTAAAGCTTCTTGTTTACATAAAAAGGAACTGGTTTCTGTGTTAGTTCTCTGCGGAATGTAGCAAATGATTTTGAATATGCTATTTCTCATTCAAACGAAcatttacttaaaaaaaaaacttataagGGGTGCCTTTAATTTGTAGTTATCTGTGAATAACTATGCAATACTTTCCAAACATTATTaacttaaaaaatgtttatataagTATAACAAATGATAATATAATGGCttcaaaaatgtaaaatattttggaaTTTTATCACCAAAGAGCTCTAAAAtcataaaacaagaaaatacaGTTTACAGCTAACAATGAATCAATACTTTGAATACGTTTCAGCTTCTATAGTAGGTTGACCTATTATAACATCCCTAATCAGCGTTActaaatcaataaaataaattatgaaaTTAACTAAGAGATGTACAAAGTATTTCTTTCTACTTTAGTGACTTTTATAGAGTATTGGATAACGTACGACTGAGACATTTGAGCGTGTGGGTGGCAACACAAAGATCCCATCCTCGTAGATCACGTTCAGGTCCTCCAAAGTGCACGGTTTTTCGGGATCCCGAATGCCGCGCAATAGATCTGCGGAAAAGCAATAGTTACATAAGCACGGGATATAGAGTAGATGAGTGTGTTATTATCAAACCGTAGATGGTCTCCTGCAGATCCGTGGCATTCCTGTAGCCCAGTTCCTGGAGCAGTGCGTCCTCCCCGAAGGCAATGGCCTCATCATCCATCGACATCTGGCTCGTTTTGCGTACTAACTCGTCGGCGTTGTGGCTGCGTCCGCTGATACTaccgccgccgctgctgctgttgctgctgctcccagCCGTACCGCTTCCACTCCCACCCGTACCGCTTCCACTCCCACTATTCCCGCCGCACGACGACGTCACGGTTGCGACAGAATTGACGCCGCTGTCGGATTCGGAGAGCTTGCGTTTTATGTAGGACAGCATGTTTGGCACCCCTTGGTTTGCTCTTATCTCGCCTCGTTTTATCTTTACCTTTGTGTGTGCTTGTGTGTGAGCTATCAGTACAGCAACGCTGATTCTTCCAACACTTGTATTTCTTAGTTTTTCCtgcttttttttgtttaatttgttaGAAATAAGCAAATGCAGCagctgttttttgtttgtgtgAAGACCAGGGCTGCAACAACAGCTGTCAAACCATCGATGTCACAATCGATATATATCGATAGCTTAGAGCGCTAACATTTGAAACTGTGTCAACTctaaaaaaattcttatcaATTCCTCTCTGCGCTTTTGGCttaatttttgttgttgccaaAGAGTTTCGCCGGTTAATTAAACAAAGCTAATATAAATACGCTAAAATAGCAATTTTTCATAGAAGAAAAGtcaagaatataaatataaatttttttagtgCCGCACAGTGGGCATAATTGCAATATGCCACATATTGCAACTACTTAACCCATCGTACTTAAGTCAAAGAACCCATCTAGCAGGCTGtgaatttgtaaaaatttgtcaaaTTTTCGAGCTAGTCCAGTGCATCAACAAATATTTCATTACGTTTTAGTTAGTCGTACGATTTGTTTCTTATTTGTGAAAGCTCGTCGAACGGAAGCAAATTTCGCTTTacccttttgaaaaataaaggaaaaagTTCGTAAAAAGCGAAAGAGCCCATCGAAATCAACACGAAACGGAGTTCAATAAAGGTGAGTGCAAAAGAAAAGTGCTAAAAAAGTGAATGTGGTGAAAACGCGCGTGTGGTGTAAATTGGGATCCAAAGAAAATGGCGCTTCTGGAAGGAAACCGTTCCTTTTCTGCATTCTCGGTTGAATAGACCCTAGAAAATTCGGTACCCTTCACTTCGTAGACAACATCTTTTACAAGCGGTTCGCGTTTCAAAAAGGAACAATTTcctttacaaaaaatacaaatttaagtGAGTtcgttttctatttttttttttcgatctTTCTAGATTGCTTCCCCCAgatcatatttaaaaatggttGCCGATAATATCGATGCTGAAGTGGCCATTGCCGCTGCCGATACATCCTCGTCGCCTGTGGGCGTCAAGGATGAACTTCCGGCCGGTAACTATGTGCTGGTGGGCGTGGACATAGACACCACTGGACGTCGTCTAATCGATGAGGTGGGTACCCCCCTACCCCTTAGGAATTTCCATTCGGACCTAACCCCACTTCTGCTACACCCTCAGATTGTCCAGCTGGCCGCGTACACACCCACCGACCACTTTGAGCAGTACATCATGCCCTATATGAATCTGAATCCAGCTGCGCGCCAGCGCCATCAAGTTCGTGTTATTTCGATTGGCTTTTATCGTATGCTGAAGTCGATGCAGACCTACAAGGTGAGTGTATTAAGTATTGCTTCAAAATCCCAGGAACCCCACAcaattttaatcattttttataaaaaaaagtttcttttttaaagtttACAATACTTATATCTTAACTGTCAAAATGTTtctaaaaattttgtttttccaaAGCCTACTATACCTCAACTGTTTACCCATTACTGTctaaatttttattaattgtttatcaaagccTACTATACCAATAACTTGTACTCCCTAgaaaatacaattattattcattttagacctatttacaatttttcaaatatttaaatacattaCTATTACTACTACTACTTGATATTTATGATATACTCGTATGTCCTGATcccaaatatttttagaataTGCTTTAAT
Protein-coding regions in this window:
- the galla-1 gene encoding MIP18 family protein galla-1, whose protein sequence is MLSYIKRKLSESDSGVNSVATVTSSCGGNSGSGSGTGGSGSGTAGSSSNSSSGGGSISGRSHNADELVRKTSQMSMDDEAIAFGEDALLQELGYRNATDLQETIYDLLRGIRDPEKPCTLEDLNVIYEDGIFVLPPTRSNVSVVRIEFNPTVPHCSLATLIGLCIRVKVERGLPHNIKLDIFIKKGAHQTEEEINKQINDKERIAAAMENPNLRNLVENCIKDEE